A genome region from Acinetobacter lwoffii includes the following:
- the nuoG gene encoding NADH-quinone oxidoreductase subunit NuoG — protein sequence MATIHVDGKSYEVNGSENLLQACLSLGIDIPYFCWHPSLGSVGSCRQCAVTQYANPEDTRGRLVMSCMTPASDNTYISIEDKEAKDFRASIVEFLMTNHPHDCPVCEEGGHCHLQDMTVMTQHDRRRYRFTKRTHYNQELGSFISHEMNRCIACYRCVRYYKDYAGGTDFGVYANASRVYFGRPESGTLESEFSGNLTEVCPTGVFTDKTHSARYNRKWDMQYAPSVCQGCSSGCNISPGERYGELRRVENRYNGEVNQYFLCDKGRFGTGYVNREDRPRQPQFRQGATVETVSVDAALDTVIANIQGKKVLGIGSPRASLESNFALRELVGQENFSTGLSQKEQNLVELAASIMQTEGVYNPNMREIESYDAVLILGEDLTQTAPRMALSVRQAAKNKGKEMAAERRTQEWLAEPVQRIAQDAKSPIYILAATQTRLSDVAEGEVVASPNDIARLGFAVAAAVAGETILGLDDDAKAFAQTIADTLKAAKKPLVISGTSLQDPAIMEAAAQVAQNLGNAGLSLTVPEVNSMGMAILGGQSLEQAFAQDYDTVIVVENDLYRRLPAAQVDAALAGKEVIVLDHSETETVKKADIVLSAASFAEGDGTVVSQEGRAQRFYQVYDPSYYNPELAIKESWRWLHALETGVKGKAISWTLLDDVIESVAKNVPALEGILDVAPDAGFRVHGLKVAREPRRYSGRTSMRSPLSVHEPKQPTDKDSALTFSMEGYVGDQTPSPLVPFAWSAGWNSPQAWNKFQETVGGSLKGGDSGVRLFDRLAKRPARTFVAPAPVLVNAESFRLVPMHHIFGSGEFTVKTPAMETRIPEAVFAVGEQDAARLNVQDGQTITVKAGETSIVLPVQVIEYLPTGYIGYPIGLAPTVSLAEPVSVAVGV from the coding sequence ATGGCTACAATTCATGTCGATGGCAAATCGTATGAAGTCAACGGCTCGGAAAACTTGCTACAAGCATGTTTGAGTCTTGGCATTGATATCCCATACTTTTGTTGGCATCCATCCTTAGGTTCTGTCGGTTCTTGCCGTCAATGTGCCGTGACCCAGTACGCGAATCCAGAAGATACGCGTGGCCGTTTGGTCATGTCATGTATGACGCCAGCATCTGACAATACCTACATCTCGATTGAAGACAAAGAAGCCAAAGATTTCCGTGCTTCGATTGTTGAATTCTTGATGACCAACCATCCGCACGACTGTCCAGTCTGTGAAGAAGGGGGTCACTGTCATTTACAAGATATGACTGTAATGACGCAGCATGACCGTCGTCGCTACCGTTTCACGAAGCGTACCCATTACAACCAGGAGCTTGGCTCATTCATTTCTCACGAAATGAACCGTTGTATCGCGTGTTACCGTTGTGTGCGTTATTACAAAGACTACGCAGGTGGTACGGACTTCGGCGTGTATGCCAATGCATCACGTGTGTACTTCGGTCGTCCTGAATCAGGTACTTTAGAGTCTGAATTCTCGGGCAACCTGACTGAAGTATGTCCAACAGGTGTATTCACCGACAAAACTCATTCGGCTCGCTACAACCGTAAATGGGACATGCAGTATGCGCCAAGCGTATGCCAAGGCTGTTCTTCAGGTTGTAACATCTCTCCGGGTGAGCGTTATGGCGAACTTCGCCGCGTAGAAAACCGTTATAACGGTGAAGTCAACCAGTACTTCCTATGCGACAAAGGCCGTTTCGGTACAGGTTATGTGAACCGTGAGGACCGTCCGCGTCAACCACAATTCCGTCAAGGTGCAACTGTTGAAACTGTTTCAGTGGATGCAGCACTAGACACGGTCATTGCAAATATCCAGGGCAAAAAAGTATTGGGTATTGGTTCACCGCGTGCATCACTTGAATCAAACTTCGCACTTCGTGAGTTGGTGGGTCAAGAGAACTTCTCAACAGGTCTATCTCAAAAAGAGCAAAACCTGGTTGAGTTGGCAGCTTCTATCATGCAAACCGAGGGTGTTTACAACCCGAACATGCGTGAAATTGAAAGCTATGATGCAGTGCTAATCTTAGGTGAAGACTTAACCCAAACTGCGCCTCGTATGGCTTTATCTGTTCGCCAGGCTGCGAAAAATAAAGGCAAAGAGATGGCGGCAGAGCGCCGTACGCAAGAATGGTTAGCTGAGCCGGTACAACGTATTGCCCAAGATGCAAAATCTCCGATTTACATCCTGGCTGCGACACAAACCCGTTTGTCTGATGTTGCTGAAGGCGAAGTGGTTGCTTCTCCAAACGATATCGCGCGTTTAGGTTTTGCGGTTGCTGCAGCAGTTGCTGGTGAAACGATTCTTGGTTTAGATGACGATGCCAAAGCATTTGCACAAACCATTGCGGACACTTTAAAAGCTGCGAAGAAACCACTGGTCATCTCGGGTACAAGCTTGCAAGATCCTGCCATTATGGAAGCTGCTGCACAAGTTGCACAGAATCTGGGTAATGCAGGTCTGTCCTTGACGGTTCCTGAAGTGAACTCGATGGGTATGGCGATCTTGGGTGGTCAAAGCCTAGAGCAAGCATTTGCACAAGATTACGATACTGTGATTGTGGTTGAAAACGACCTTTACCGTCGTCTTCCTGCTGCACAGGTCGATGCTGCACTTGCAGGCAAAGAAGTGATCGTTCTGGATCACTCTGAAACTGAAACTGTGAAGAAAGCCGACATCGTACTTTCTGCCGCTTCGTTTGCTGAAGGTGATGGTACTGTCGTTTCTCAAGAAGGCCGTGCACAACGTTTCTACCAAGTGTATGACCCAAGCTACTACAATCCTGAATTGGCGATCAAGGAATCTTGGCGCTGGTTACACGCTCTGGAAACAGGCGTAAAAGGCAAAGCGATTTCTTGGACTTTACTGGATGACGTAATCGAGTCAGTGGCGAAGAACGTTCCTGCGCTTGAGGGCATTCTGGATGTTGCACCTGATGCGGGCTTCCGTGTTCATGGCTTGAAAGTGGCACGTGAACCACGTCGTTACTCAGGTCGTACTTCAATGCGTTCGCCATTGTCTGTACATGAGCCGAAACAGCCTACAGATAAAGACTCTGCATTAACGTTCTCGATGGAAGGTTATGTCGGAGACCAGACTCCATCTCCACTGGTTCCATTTGCATGGTCTGCAGGCTGGAACTCGCCACAAGCCTGGAACAAGTTCCAGGAAACTGTAGGTGGTTCACTCAAAGGTGGTGATTCAGGCGTTCGTTTATTCGACCGTTTGGCAAAACGTCCGGCACGTACATTCGTTGCACCGGCACCTGTTCTGGTCAATGCTGAAAGCTTCCGTCTGGTACCAATGCACCATATCTTTGGTTCAGGTGAATTCACGGTAAAAACACCAGCGATGGAAACACGTATTCCTGAAGCGGTATTTGCAGTGGGTGAGCAGGATGCAGCGCGCCTGAATGTTCAAGATGGTCAGACAATCACGGTGAAAGCAGGTGAAACGTCAATCGTTCTTCCAGTTCAAGTGATTGAATATTTACCGACAGGTTATATTGGCTACCCAATCGGTCTGGCACCGACGGTATCTCTTGCAGAGCCTGTTTCAGTCGCGGTAGGAGTGTAA
- the nuoH gene encoding NADH-quinone oxidoreductase subunit NuoH, with product MEQELIRQTPLWAENWPIAYSVIQAIVILLVVVLIAALMSFIERRLLGLWQDRYGPNRVGPGGMFQIVADMLKIMFKEDWTPKFADKLTFRMAPAVAMATAVLSFMVIPVSPYLGVADMNIGLLFFMAMAGIAVYAVLFGGWSSNNKYALLGGLRSAAQTISYEVFLGISLMGVVAIAGSFNMREIVEAQKDVWFVIPQFLGFLIFVVAGVAVTHRHPFDQPEAEQELAEGYHVEYGGMKWGMFFVAEYVNVVLISALIVTLFFGGWLAPFNLDIPFLPAAFWFIIKTAFFVMMFVLARGSLMRPRYDQVMNFGWKICLPLALVNLLVTGAVILMNQA from the coding sequence ATGGAACAAGAATTAATCCGTCAAACGCCGCTGTGGGCTGAAAACTGGCCAATTGCCTATTCAGTCATTCAAGCGATTGTGATCTTGCTGGTTGTAGTACTGATCGCTGCGTTGATGTCTTTTATTGAACGTCGTTTACTCGGCTTGTGGCAAGACCGTTACGGTCCGAACCGTGTTGGTCCGGGCGGTATGTTCCAGATTGTTGCCGACATGCTGAAAATCATGTTCAAGGAAGACTGGACACCAAAATTTGCTGACAAATTGACGTTCCGTATGGCGCCAGCAGTTGCGATGGCAACTGCGGTGCTATCGTTCATGGTTATTCCTGTATCACCTTATTTAGGTGTAGCAGACATGAACATCGGCCTGTTGTTCTTTATGGCAATGGCGGGTATTGCAGTTTATGCAGTCCTGTTCGGTGGCTGGTCATCAAACAACAAATATGCCTTACTGGGCGGTTTACGTTCTGCAGCTCAAACCATTTCGTATGAAGTGTTCTTGGGTATCTCGTTGATGGGTGTGGTGGCAATTGCCGGTTCATTCAACATGCGTGAAATCGTTGAAGCGCAAAAAGATGTCTGGTTTGTTATTCCTCAGTTCCTAGGTTTCCTGATCTTCGTGGTTGCGGGTGTTGCGGTAACGCATCGTCACCCATTTGACCAACCAGAAGCAGAACAAGAACTGGCAGAAGGTTACCATGTCGAATACGGCGGTATGAAGTGGGGGATGTTCTTCGTTGCGGAATACGTCAACGTGGTACTGATCTCTGCATTGATCGTGACGTTATTCTTCGGTGGCTGGCTTGCGCCATTCAACCTTGATATTCCGTTCCTTCCAGCAGCATTCTGGTTCATTATCAAAACAGCATTCTTTGTAATGATGTTTGTACTGGCGCGTGGTTCATTAATGCGTCCACGTTATGACCAGGTGATGAACTTTGGTTGGAAAATTTGCTTGCCATTGGCGTTGGTTAACCTTTTGGTAACTGGTGCTGTGATTCTGATGAATCAGGCCTAA